In the genome of Longimicrobium sp., one region contains:
- a CDS encoding DUF6328 family protein: MSTQPSHPSRMPPAESEGNLSLEDAASYMLEECRMVLPGIQSLFGFQLIAVFNQAFSTRLSGFEQKLHLGAIVLVVVSIALVMAPAALHRQREPRSVSENFLAVSSRLLLWSMLPLALGISLDVFLVSRVILRSSTGALALAGVLFGVFVLLWYGLPRRRVMRRLAQR, from the coding sequence GTGAGCACCCAGCCGTCGCACCCCAGCAGGATGCCCCCCGCCGAGAGCGAAGGGAACCTCTCGCTGGAAGACGCCGCCAGCTACATGCTGGAGGAGTGCCGCATGGTGCTCCCGGGGATCCAGAGCCTCTTCGGCTTCCAGCTCATCGCCGTCTTCAACCAGGCGTTCTCCACCCGGCTCAGCGGGTTCGAGCAGAAGCTGCACCTGGGCGCCATCGTGCTGGTGGTGGTCTCCATCGCGCTGGTGATGGCGCCCGCCGCGCTGCACCGCCAGCGCGAGCCGCGCTCCGTCAGCGAGAACTTCCTGGCCGTCTCCTCGCGCCTGCTGCTCTGGAGCATGCTCCCGCTGGCGCTGGGGATCTCGCTCGACGTCTTCCTGGTGAGCCGCGTGATCCTCCGCTCGTCCACCGGCGCGCTCGCGCTGGCCGGCGTGCTCTTCGGCGTCTTCGTCCTCCTCTGGTACGGGCTGCCGCGCCGGCGCGTGATGCGCCGCCTGGCCCAGCGCTGA